The following are encoded together in the Microtus pennsylvanicus isolate mMicPen1 chromosome 8, mMicPen1.hap1, whole genome shotgun sequence genome:
- the Vhl gene encoding von Hippel-Lindau disease tumor suppressor, which yields MPRKAASEEEEEAAGEPGPGEMEAGRPRPVLRSVNSREPSQVIFCNRSPRVVLPLWLNFDGEPQPYPTLPPGTGRRIHSYRGHLWLFRDAGTHDGLLVNQTELFVPSLNVDGQPIFANITLPVYTLKERCLQVVRSLVKPENYRRLDIVRSLYEDLEDHPNVQKDIERLTQEHFENQTLGEEPEGVH from the exons ATGCCCCGGAAGGCAGCcagtgaagaggaggaggaggcggccgGGGAGCCGGgccctggggagatggaggcCGGGCGGCCGCGGCCGGTGTTGCGCTCGGTGAACTCGCGCGAGCCCTCTCAGGTCATCTTCTGCAACCGCAGCCCGCGCGTCGTGCTGCCCTTGTGGCTCAACTTCGACGGCGAGCCTCAGCCCTACCCGACGCTGCCACCGGGCACCGGCCGCCGTATCCACAGCTACCGAG GTCATCTTTGGCTCTTCAGGGATGCGGGGACGCATGATGGACTTCTGGTTAACCAGACAGAACTGTTTGTGCCATCCCTCAATGTGGATGGACAGCCTATTTTTGCCAACATCACACTGCCAG TGTATACCCTGAAAGAGCGGTGCCTTCAGGTTGTGCGAAGCCTGGTCAAGCCCGAGAACTACAGGAGGCTGGACATCGTCAGGTCGCTCTATGAAGATTTGGAAGACCACCCAAATGTGCAGAAAGATATAGAGCGGCTGACACAAGAGCACTTTGAAAATCAGACCCTGGGAGAAGAGCCTGAGGGAGTCCATTGA
- the Brk1 gene encoding protein BRICK1, producing the protein MAGQEDPVQREIHQDWANREYIEIITSSIKKISDFLNSFDMSCRSRLATLNEKLTALERRIEYIEARVTKGETLT; encoded by the exons ATGGCGGGACAAGAGGATCCTGTGCAGCGGGAGATTCACCAGGACTGGGCGAATCGGGAGTACATTGAGATCATCACCAGCAGCATCAAGAAAATCTCGGACTTTCTCAACTCTTTCG ATATGTCTTGTCGTTCAAGACTCGCAACACTAAATGAGAAATTGACAGCCCTTGAACGGAGAATAGAGTACATTGAAGCGAGG GTGACAAAGGGTGAGACTCTCACCTAG
- the Fancd2os gene encoding FANCD2 opposite strand protein: protein MAGYQLWSPWTPLDESFQWLRHTTPTPCSKHPFRASPCFPHTPSDLEVQLCFQEVTLVLDSPLVAPGESPKLPCHTSELQAVNNKKGLVRKPQPVRLHGVDSVFGRVITAQPPKWTGTFRVSDKSAFCKIISREHQWPTGLKEPQIQMTVTMCKQMLRSILLLYATYKKCTFALQHSK from the coding sequence ATGGCAGGATACCAGCTCTGGTCACCATGGACTCCACTGGATGAGAGCTTCCAATGGCTGCGGCACACAACACCTACCCCTTGCTCCAAACACCCTTTCAGGGCCTCTCCTTGCTTCCCGCATACCCCTTCTGACCTTGAAGTGCAGCTGTGCTTTCAGGAAGTCACTCTTGTCCTAGACAGCCCACTTGTGGCGCCTGGAGAGAGCCCCAAGTTACCCTGCCACACCTCAGAGCTCCAAGCAGTGAACAACAAGAAAGGACTAGTGAGGAAGCCCCAGCCAGTCCGCCTCCATGGAGTAGATTCTGTTTTCGGTAGGGTCATCACAGCCCAGCCACCCAAGTGGACTGGAACCTTCAGAGTCTCAGACAAGTCAGCCTTCTGCAAAATTATCAGCAGAGAGCATCAATGGCCCACTGGTCTCAAGGAGCCTCAGATTCAGATGACAGTGACTATGTGCAAACAGATGCTACGCTCTATCCTCCTGCTGTATGCCACGTACAAGAAGTGCACCTTTGCCTTGCAGCACTCCAAGTAA